In Pseudoduganella albidiflava, a single window of DNA contains:
- a CDS encoding porin: MKQPALALAILAAFSLNHSAFAQSSVELYGLLDVGVEYVNHAGDDGGSLARVISGGKNTSRWGIRGSEDLGGGLKAVYNLEGGILMDTGAADGALFKRQAYVGLDGKYGRLVIGRSFTTTYDLVIKFDPLGFAPNYSWATTGGATGPSKYGMTTSFDNMVKYTGKSGGFTYGASIGLGERAGNANEGRKIALGGSWFGKGLGLMAACEQVNGTTVAPAIRRDRTNVCHLASDYTTGDWRYTAGMRAYKLRHGAAATADLRGNTYWGGITRVIDDVTLTGAVYHIDTRNLPAGQDADPTMFVARAMLALSKRTTLYVSAAHAKADEGQLVGLSRDDAGTGTTQSGITAGIQHRF; encoded by the coding sequence ATGAAGCAACCAGCACTCGCGCTCGCCATCCTGGCGGCGTTTTCCCTGAACCATTCGGCCTTCGCCCAGAGCAGCGTGGAGCTCTACGGCCTGCTCGACGTCGGCGTCGAATACGTCAACCATGCCGGCGACGACGGCGGCAGCCTGGCGCGCGTGATCTCGGGCGGCAAGAACACCTCGCGCTGGGGCATCCGCGGCAGCGAAGACCTGGGCGGAGGCCTGAAGGCCGTGTACAACCTGGAAGGCGGCATCCTGATGGACACCGGTGCCGCCGATGGCGCGCTGTTCAAGCGCCAGGCCTACGTGGGCCTGGACGGCAAGTATGGCCGGCTCGTCATCGGCCGCTCGTTCACCACCACGTACGACCTGGTGATCAAGTTCGATCCACTGGGCTTCGCGCCCAATTACTCGTGGGCCACCACCGGCGGCGCCACCGGGCCGTCGAAGTACGGCATGACGACGTCGTTCGACAACATGGTCAAATACACCGGCAAGAGCGGCGGCTTTACCTATGGCGCCTCGATCGGGCTGGGCGAACGGGCCGGCAACGCGAACGAAGGCCGCAAGATCGCGCTGGGCGGTTCGTGGTTCGGCAAGGGACTCGGCCTGATGGCGGCCTGCGAACAGGTCAACGGGACCACGGTCGCCCCGGCCATCCGGCGCGACAGGACCAACGTCTGCCACCTGGCGAGCGATTACACGACGGGCGACTGGCGCTACACGGCCGGCATGCGCGCCTACAAGCTGCGCCATGGCGCCGCCGCGACCGCCGACCTGCGCGGCAATACCTACTGGGGCGGCATCACCCGCGTGATCGACGACGTGACGCTGACCGGCGCCGTCTACCACATCGACACGCGCAACCTGCCGGCCGGCCAGGATGCCGATCCGACGATGTTCGTGGCGCGCGCCATGCTGGCGCTGTCCAAGCGCACCACGCTGTACGTGTCGGCCGCGCATGCCAAGGCCGACGAAGGCCAGCTGGTCGGGCTGTCGCGCGACGACGCGGGCACCGGCACCACGCAGAGCGGCATCACGGCCGGCATCCAGCACCGCTTCTGA
- a CDS encoding tripartite tricarboxylate transporter substrate binding protein → MKHLPRFLAARLLPWLALLCLEHARAAPPEAECLIPSKPGGAMDLTCKLARQALQQTPAAPQLKLSYLPGGVGAVAWHTLVSQRRAEPNTLVTFSSGSILNLALGKFGKADVNDVRWVAAFGADYGMVAVRADSPYRTLGDLVGALKRDPRQVLIGMSGTVGSQDWIKMALLARLAGIDPRKLRFVALEGGGEQFVAMQANHVQAVSGDTSEALLNAGPGKVRVLAVLAERRLPGLLAGVPTAREQGYDVVWPVIRGVWMGPDVPEADYRRWVAAFAGIETAPGFAQMRTQAGLYPFTLTGEALTAYVRRTADTYNRQARQFGLVRER, encoded by the coding sequence ATGAAACACCTGCCCCGCTTCCTCGCCGCGCGCCTGCTGCCGTGGCTTGCCCTGCTCTGCCTGGAGCACGCCCGGGCCGCGCCGCCCGAAGCGGAATGCCTGATCCCCTCCAAGCCGGGCGGCGCGATGGACCTGACCTGCAAGCTGGCCCGGCAAGCCTTGCAGCAAACCCCGGCCGCGCCGCAGCTCAAGCTGAGCTACCTGCCCGGCGGCGTGGGCGCGGTAGCGTGGCACACGCTGGTATCGCAGCGCCGTGCGGAACCGAACACGCTGGTCACCTTTTCCAGCGGGTCCATCCTGAACCTGGCCCTGGGCAAGTTCGGCAAGGCCGATGTCAACGACGTCCGCTGGGTCGCCGCGTTCGGCGCCGACTACGGCATGGTTGCCGTGCGCGCCGATTCGCCGTATCGCACGCTGGGCGACCTGGTCGGCGCCTTGAAGCGCGATCCGCGCCAGGTGCTGATCGGCATGTCCGGCACGGTGGGCAGCCAGGACTGGATCAAGATGGCGCTGCTGGCGCGCCTGGCCGGCATCGACCCGCGCAAGCTGCGCTTCGTGGCGCTGGAAGGCGGCGGCGAGCAGTTCGTGGCGATGCAGGCCAACCATGTGCAGGCCGTGTCGGGCGACACCTCCGAAGCGCTGCTCAATGCCGGCCCCGGCAAGGTGCGGGTGCTGGCCGTGCTGGCCGAACGGCGCCTGCCCGGCCTGCTGGCCGGCGTGCCGACGGCGCGCGAACAGGGCTATGACGTGGTCTGGCCAGTGATCCGCGGCGTGTGGATGGGACCCGACGTGCCCGAGGCCGACTACCGGCGCTGGGTGGCGGCCTTCGCCGGCATCGAAACGGCGCCCGGCTTCGCGCAGATGCGCACGCAGGCCGGGCTGTATCCGTTCACGCTGACGGGCGAGGCGCTGACCGCCTACGTCCGGCGCACCGCCGACACCTACAACCGCCAGGCCAGGCAGTTCGGGCTGGTGCGCGAGCGTTAA
- a CDS encoding glycoside hydrolase family 27 protein, with translation MNPHRRNLLTASILTGLASVAPAVTPTVASAATATPVRKTRELAPTPPMGWNSWNSFATTITEAQALENARIMAEKLLPSGYDVFTVDIQWYEPNANSYEYRKGAELAMDANGRLLPAPNRFPSAAGGGGFKALADQVHKLGMKFGIHVMRGIPRQAVRANTPVLGTQYRAQDIANTNSICAWNPDMYGVDMSKPGAQAYYDSIFALYASWGVDFIKMDDMSRPYDANWPEIEAARKAIQKTGRPITLSLSPGETDLKWALHVPHYAQMWRISDDFWDEWKLLHEQFTRLENWNPYMAANAWPDADMLPLGRLALGERDTKFTPDEQQTLMTLWSIARSPLIMGGDLRHLDERTLALLTNPEVLAVNQRSTANRPHRADAGTRIWSAQPAGQGNVHYLALFNTGDSATELVFDLSRLNLGGRQVKCRDLWARRDMAPVTGSVRQALAPHASVLLQLSA, from the coding sequence ATGAACCCACACCGCAGAAACCTTCTTACCGCTTCCATCCTCACCGGCCTGGCCAGCGTGGCCCCTGCAGTCACCCCCACCGTCGCCAGCGCGGCAACGGCCACCCCGGTGCGCAAGACCAGGGAGCTGGCGCCGACCCCGCCGATGGGCTGGAACAGCTGGAACTCGTTCGCCACCACGATCACCGAAGCGCAGGCGCTGGAAAATGCCCGCATCATGGCGGAAAAACTGCTGCCGTCCGGGTATGACGTGTTCACCGTCGACATCCAGTGGTACGAGCCGAACGCCAACAGCTATGAATACCGCAAGGGTGCGGAACTGGCGATGGATGCCAACGGCCGCCTGCTGCCGGCGCCGAACCGTTTCCCCAGCGCGGCCGGCGGTGGCGGCTTCAAGGCGCTGGCCGACCAGGTGCACAAGCTGGGCATGAAGTTCGGCATCCACGTGATGCGGGGCATTCCGCGCCAGGCCGTGCGCGCCAACACGCCGGTGCTGGGCACGCAGTATCGCGCGCAGGACATCGCCAACACGAATTCGATCTGCGCATGGAATCCCGACATGTACGGCGTGGACATGAGCAAGCCCGGTGCCCAGGCCTACTACGATTCGATCTTCGCGCTGTATGCGTCGTGGGGCGTGGACTTCATCAAGATGGACGACATGTCGCGCCCCTACGATGCCAACTGGCCGGAAATCGAGGCGGCGCGCAAGGCGATCCAGAAGACGGGCCGGCCGATCACCCTCAGCCTGTCGCCGGGCGAAACGGACCTGAAGTGGGCCCTGCACGTGCCGCACTATGCGCAGATGTGGCGCATCTCGGACGACTTCTGGGATGAATGGAAATTGCTGCACGAGCAGTTCACGCGGCTGGAAAACTGGAATCCGTACATGGCCGCCAACGCGTGGCCGGATGCCGACATGCTGCCGCTGGGCCGACTGGCGCTCGGCGAGCGCGATACCAAGTTCACGCCCGACGAGCAGCAGACGCTGATGACGCTGTGGTCGATCGCCCGCTCGCCGCTGATCATGGGCGGCGACCTGCGCCACCTGGATGAGCGCACGCTGGCGCTGCTGACCAACCCGGAAGTGCTGGCCGTGAACCAGCGCAGCACGGCGAACCGGCCACACCGGGCCGACGCCGGCACGCGCATCTGGAGCGCCCAGCCCGCCGGCCAGGGCAACGTCCATTATCTCGCCCTGTTCAATACCGGCGACAGCGCCACCGAACTGGTGTTCGACCTGTCGCGCCTGAACCTGGGCGGCCGGCAGGTGAAGTGCCGCGACCTGTGGGCGCGGCGCGACATGGCGCCCGTCACGGGCAGCGTCAGGCAGGCATTGGCGCCGCACGCTTCCGTGCTGCTGCAACTGAGCGCCTGA
- a CDS encoding VOC family protein, with product MNKQIFVNLPVSDLDKSKEFFQALGYTFNAQFTNESGACLVIAEGSIYAMLLTHAFFKTFIDKPIAQAKEATGVLICLSCESREEVDGIVAKAIAAGGRAPRAPQDHGFMYSHAFEDLDGHVWELVWMAQQE from the coding sequence ATGAATAAACAGATCTTCGTCAACCTGCCGGTCAGCGACCTCGACAAATCCAAGGAGTTTTTCCAGGCGCTCGGTTACACGTTCAATGCGCAATTCACCAACGAGAGCGGTGCCTGCCTGGTGATCGCCGAGGGCAGCATCTATGCGATGCTGCTGACGCACGCGTTCTTCAAGACCTTCATCGACAAGCCCATTGCGCAGGCGAAGGAGGCGACCGGGGTGCTGATCTGCCTGAGCTGCGAAAGCCGGGAGGAAGTCGACGGAATCGTGGCCAAGGCGATCGCCGCCGGCGGCCGGGCGCCGCGTGCGCCGCAAGACCATGGCTTCATGTACAGCCACGCCTTCGAGGACCTGGATGGCCACGTGTGGGAACTCGTGTGGATGGCACAGCAGGAGTGA
- the phaP gene encoding phasin family protein (Members of this family are phasins (small proteins associated with inclusions such as PHA granules). Note that several different families of phasins have been named PhaP despite very little sequence similarity to each other.), producing the protein MSTIPEQFSNAAKASFDNQFASFSALTNTALEGFQKLAALNMATAKASLEGSSVTAKQLLSASNPQEFFSLSTAQAQPAAEKALAYGRQVSSIAAETAAEFSKAAKAQITENSRKVISLVNEASKHAPAGSENAVALFKSALGNADAGYEQLTRSAKQASDTIEANVTAAVNQFNSAVKNSPLAAAAK; encoded by the coding sequence ATGTCCACGATTCCCGAGCAATTTTCCAATGCCGCCAAGGCCAGCTTCGACAACCAGTTCGCCAGCTTCTCGGCCCTGACCAACACGGCGCTGGAAGGCTTCCAGAAACTGGCGGCACTGAACATGGCCACTGCCAAGGCATCGCTGGAGGGTTCTTCCGTCACCGCCAAGCAGCTGCTGTCGGCCAGCAACCCGCAAGAGTTCTTCTCGCTGAGCACGGCGCAGGCCCAGCCGGCGGCTGAAAAAGCCCTGGCCTACGGCCGCCAGGTGTCGTCGATCGCTGCCGAAACGGCTGCCGAGTTCTCGAAAGCGGCCAAGGCGCAAATCACGGAAAACAGCCGCAAGGTGATTTCGCTGGTGAACGAAGCCAGCAAGCACGCGCCGGCCGGCAGCGAAAACGCCGTCGCCCTGTTCAAGTCCGCACTGGGCAACGCCGACGCCGGCTACGAACAGCTCACCCGTTCGGCGAAGCAGGCTTCGGACACGATCGAAGCTAACGTGACCGCCGCGGTGAACCAGTTCAATTCGGCCGTCAAGAACAGCCCGCTGGCTGCCGCCGCCAAGTAA